The proteins below come from a single Chiloscyllium punctatum isolate Juve2018m chromosome 20, sChiPun1.3, whole genome shotgun sequence genomic window:
- the pou4f3 gene encoding POU domain, class 4, transcription factor 3 — MMAMNSKQHLGMPPLLQEAKYPSLHSSSEAMRRVCLPTPPLQGNIFGGFDDSLLARAEALAAVDVIPHSKSHPHFKPDLSYHTMSSVPCSSTSSTLAISPPPSLTSHHVHPAHQLLETDLLDISPSLAGLGGADPSAVLSAAGHLNGMGHLHPAMPMAHPHSFSGHAGVPCLNEAEADPRELEAFAERFKQRRIKLGVTQADVGAALANLKIPGVGSLSQSTICRFESLTLSHNNMIALKPVLQTWLEEAESVYREKASKPEVFSAGDRKRKRTSIAAPEKRSLEAYFAIQPRPSSEKIAAIAEKLDLKKNVVRVWFCNQRQKQKRMKYSANH; from the exons ATGATGGCCATGAACAGCAAGCAGCACTTGGGCATGCCCCCTCTCCTCCAGGAGGCCAAGTACCCGAGCCTGCACTCCAGCTCCGAGGCCATGAGGAGAGTTTGCCTCCCAACGCCGCCG CTCCAGGGCAATATATTCGGTGGCTTTGATGACAGCCTGTTAGCCCGCGCCGAAGCTCTGGCGGCTGTCGATGTGATCCCTCACAGTAAGAGTCACCCGCACTTCAAGCCGGACCTCAGTTACCACACCATGAGCAGCGTGCCGTGCAGTTCCACCTCCTCGACGCTGGCCATCTCCCCTCCGCCCAGCCTGACCTCCCATCACGTTCACCCGGCTCACCAGCTGCTAGAGACCGACTTGCTGGATATCTCGCCCAGCCTGGCCGGCTTGGGGGGCGCTGACCCGTCGGCGGTGCTGTCCGCGGCTGGCCACCTCAACGGCATGGGGCACCTCCACCCGGCGATGCCCATGGCTCACCCTCACTCGTTCTCCGGCCACGCAGGCGTGCCGTGCCTCAATGAGGCGGAGGCTGACCCCCGGGAGCTGGAAGCATTCGCCGAGAGGTTCAAGCAGAGGAGGATCAAGCTGGGGGTGACCCAAGCCGATGTCGGGGCGGCCCTGGCCAACCTGAAGATCCCGGGAGTGGGCTCCCTGAGCCAGAGCACCATCTGCAGGTTCGagtctctcaccctgtcccacaACAACATGATCGCCCTGAAGCCGGTGCTGCAGACCTGGCTGGAGGAAGCCGAGAGCGTTTACCGGGAGAAAGCCAGCAAGCCCGAGGTCTTCAGCGCCGGAGACAGGAAACGCAAGCGGACCTCGATCGCAGCGCCCGAGAAGCGCTCGCTGGAAGCTTACTTCGCCATCCAGCCCCGGCCGTCCTCCGAAAAGATCGCGGCGATCGCCGAGAAACTGGACCTGAAGAAAAACGTGGTCAGGGTCTGGTTTTGTaatcagagacagaaacagaagcgGATGAAATATTCCGCCAATCACTGA